Proteins from a genomic interval of Clostridium scatologenes:
- a CDS encoding DUF166 domain-containing protein produces the protein MKLLIICSEKSGKLPENEFYIKTDSRFANSKFIPNLIDEKEVCTVCGKKCVWCREKYNLNFEDSISEIIKLPDVYRMFEDEPLTYLPDKFKEHDIAVVIGVHQDILAEIPNILKKSGGKGLIVPCESGEWVSRWTREFVINQCEELGLEYAFPKPFCTLNKGKFETINKFIDEFKLGKPKFKLHVNKDNIIVKAEVIISAPCGNGYNIAKHLVGKELGEEAKKTVAKFWHSYPCMGGMHVDPEIGDTPLHIGGYAHYSALENAEICKV, from the coding sequence ATGAAATTATTGATTATATGTTCAGAAAAAAGCGGTAAGTTACCTGAAAATGAATTTTATATTAAAACTGATTCTAGGTTTGCAAATTCAAAATTCATACCTAATTTAATAGACGAAAAAGAAGTTTGTACTGTGTGTGGAAAAAAGTGTGTGTGGTGTAGGGAAAAATATAATTTAAATTTTGAAGACAGCATATCTGAAATAATAAAGTTACCTGATGTATACAGAATGTTTGAAGATGAACCATTAACATATTTACCAGATAAGTTTAAGGAGCATGATATTGCAGTAGTTATTGGAGTGCATCAAGATATATTAGCTGAGATACCTAATATTCTAAAGAAAAGTGGGGGTAAGGGTTTAATAGTACCTTGTGAGAGCGGTGAGTGGGTATCAAGATGGACTAGAGAATTTGTTATAAACCAATGTGAAGAACTTGGATTGGAATATGCTTTTCCTAAGCCATTTTGTACATTAAATAAGGGAAAATTTGAAACAATAAATAAGTTTATAGATGAATTTAAATTAGGAAAACCTAAATTTAAATTACATGTAAATAAAGATAATATTATTGTAAAGGCTGAGGTTATAATTTCTGCTCCTTGTGGAAATGGCTACAATATAGCAAAACATCTTGTAGGAAAAGAATTGGGAGAAGAAGCTAAGAAAACAGTAGCAAAATTTTGGCATAGTTATCCATGTATGGGGGGCATGCATGTAGATCCAGAAATAGGTGATACACCACTTCATATAGGAGGATATGCGCATTATAGTGCATTAGAAAATGCAGAAATTTGTAAAGTTTAA
- a CDS encoding rhodanese-like domain-containing protein: protein MKKYSLAVVFLTIGMLSLSACSSGNNTTKNDSTTSKTMETKDFKDKVGKSDWVIVDTRSNDAFNGWKLDGVKKGGHIKGATDFSANWLKVDAKDKDKTLKETLKTKGITSEKNVVLYDANGKDADKVAEYLTKNGIKNIYKYDVKKWASDDKLPMESYTNYQMLVPASWVNDLMDGKKPETYTGTPYKVFEVSWGDESKSPDYLKEGHIKGAVHINTDEVEEGPLWNRLSDDRLKKFAENNGITANTTVILYGADSMPSFRVGVILKYMGVKDVRVLNGGTASWKNSGYALEKTSNKKVPVESFGAVVPSNKGYIIDLPQAKEIIADKQNSKLVDIRSWDEYIGKTSGYDYIKPKGRPAGAVWGHAGTDANNLQDYRNIDNTMRNKDEILAMWKQSGILPDQRLAFYCGTGWRAAEVLTYADVMGLKNISLYDGGWNEWSGNTGNPANPIETGEPKK, encoded by the coding sequence ATAAAAAAATATTCATTAGCTGTAGTTTTTTTAACAATAGGAATGTTATCGCTTTCTGCATGCTCTAGTGGAAATAACACAACAAAAAATGATTCAACAACTTCCAAAACTATGGAAACAAAGGATTTTAAGGATAAAGTTGGTAAAAGTGATTGGGTAATTGTAGATACAAGAAGTAATGATGCTTTTAATGGATGGAAATTAGACGGAGTAAAAAAGGGTGGACATATTAAGGGAGCTACAGATTTTTCAGCAAATTGGTTAAAGGTTGATGCAAAGGATAAAGATAAAACATTAAAGGAAACTTTAAAAACAAAAGGTATTACATCAGAAAAAAATGTAGTTTTATATGATGCTAATGGAAAAGATGCTGATAAAGTAGCTGAATATTTAACTAAAAATGGAATAAAAAATATATATAAATATGATGTAAAGAAATGGGCTTCAGATGATAAACTTCCAATGGAAAGTTATACAAATTATCAAATGTTAGTTCCAGCATCATGGGTTAATGATTTAATGGATGGAAAAAAACCAGAAACTTATACTGGAACTCCATATAAAGTGTTTGAAGTAAGCTGGGGAGATGAATCAAAATCACCAGATTATTTAAAGGAAGGACATATAAAGGGAGCAGTTCACATAAATACTGATGAAGTTGAAGAAGGTCCACTTTGGAATCGTCTTTCTGATGATAGACTTAAGAAATTTGCAGAAAACAATGGTATAACAGCAAATACTACAGTTATACTATATGGTGCTGATTCAATGCCATCCTTTAGAGTTGGTGTAATATTAAAATATATGGGTGTTAAAGATGTCAGAGTATTGAATGGTGGTACTGCTAGCTGGAAAAATTCAGGATATGCATTAGAAAAAACATCTAATAAAAAAGTTCCAGTAGAATCCTTTGGAGCAGTAGTTCCTTCAAATAAAGGATATATTATAGATTTACCACAAGCTAAAGAAATAATAGCAGATAAACAAAATAGTAAATTAGTTGATATAAGAAGTTGGGATGAATATATAGGTAAAACTTCAGGATATGATTATATAAAACCAAAGGGTAGACCTGCAGGTGCAGTATGGGGGCATGCAGGAACTGATGCAAATAACCTACAGGATTATAGAAATATAGATAATACAATGCGAAATAAGGATGAAATACTTGCTATGTGGAAACAATCAGGAATTTTACCAGATCAAAGATTAGCTTTTTACTGTGGAACAGGTTGGAGAGCTGCAGAAGTATTAACTTATGCAGATGTTATGGGATTGAAAAATATATCTCTTTATGATGGTGGTTGGAATGAATGGAGTGGAAACACTGGAAATCCAGCTAATCCTATAGAAACAGGAGAACCTAAAAAGTAA
- the glp gene encoding gephyrin-like molybdotransferase Glp produces the protein MLEFIDLEEAKDILKTKTPSLPKEEVSLMDCHQRVLAKDIFSEINQPPFNRSPLDGYAFRAEDSIHADKDNGVKLKVIEEIYAGFCANKEVTESTAIRLMTGAPIPKGANCVIKQEDTVFKDGFVEIFSKFSPWQNICFQGEDIKKGELILKKGTVLKSSEIGVLASIGCKNVSVYPKPKVGILSTGDELVSLEEQLSPGKIYNSSLYCLYSRLKELHCEPIDMGIAGDDIDTLTERIRCALSKSDILITTGGVSVGKKDLIKDVMKNLGADLLFWKVAIKPGSPIFCSSLNNKLIISLSGNPAAATTTFEILVHPILAEITGRQNFTLHKVNALLKQDFNKKSKVRRFIRGTLSYSRDTAIVDITKSNQGNGILSSSLNSNCLIDIPPNSSPLSKGQVVQVVLI, from the coding sequence TTGCTTGAATTTATAGATCTAGAAGAAGCTAAAGACATTTTGAAGACAAAAACTCCTTCTTTACCAAAAGAAGAGGTATCTCTTATGGATTGTCATCAAAGAGTTTTAGCAAAAGATATATTTTCCGAGATAAATCAACCTCCATTTAATCGTTCTCCTTTAGATGGATATGCATTTAGAGCTGAAGATTCTATACATGCAGATAAAGATAATGGAGTTAAATTAAAAGTTATAGAAGAAATTTATGCAGGATTTTGTGCCAATAAAGAAGTAACTGAAAGTACTGCAATAAGACTAATGACAGGTGCTCCAATTCCTAAAGGAGCAAATTGCGTTATAAAACAAGAAGATACTGTTTTTAAAGATGGCTTCGTTGAGATATTCAGTAAATTTTCACCTTGGCAAAATATTTGTTTTCAAGGAGAAGATATAAAAAAAGGTGAACTAATTTTAAAAAAAGGCACTGTTTTAAAATCCAGCGAGATTGGTGTGCTTGCCAGCATAGGTTGCAAAAATGTGTCCGTTTACCCAAAACCTAAAGTTGGTATTTTAAGTACTGGGGATGAATTAGTGTCACTTGAAGAACAACTGTCTCCTGGTAAAATATATAACAGTAGTCTATACTGCCTATACTCTAGACTAAAAGAACTTCATTGTGAGCCTATAGACATGGGAATTGCAGGTGATGATATTGATACTTTAACTGAAAGAATTAGATGTGCGCTAAGTAAATCAGATATTCTTATAACTACAGGAGGAGTATCTGTAGGCAAAAAAGATTTGATAAAGGATGTTATGAAAAACTTAGGTGCAGATTTACTTTTTTGGAAAGTAGCTATAAAACCTGGCTCTCCTATATTTTGCAGTAGCTTAAATAACAAATTGATTATTAGTCTTTCAGGCAATCCTGCTGCAGCCACAACTACTTTTGAAATTCTTGTGCATCCTATTCTGGCAGAAATTACTGGAAGACAGAATTTTACGTTACACAAAGTAAATGCATTACTTAAACAAGACTTTAATAAAAAAAGTAAAGTTAGACGTTTTATAAGAGGTACTCTATCATATAGTCGTGATACAGCTATAGTTGACATTACAAAAAGTAATCAAGGTAACGGTATCCTAAGTTCCTCTTTAAATTCTAATTGCCTTATAGATATACCACCTAATTCTTCACCTCTAAGTAAAGGACAAGTTGTACAGGTTGTATTAATATAA
- a CDS encoding molybdopterin-binding protein, whose amino-acid sequence MKKIPTKEAVGSILCHDITQIIPGKIKGRAFEKGHIITEEDIPVLLSLGKDNLYVWEKKEGYLHENEAAERLKNLSAGEGLTFSEVNEGKINFISDKDGILKIDIDLLTQLNSIDEIMLATIHNNTPVKKGDKVAGTRVIPLVIDEKKILEAEHLSEGRKIVSVKPYKKFKAAIVTTGNEVYYERIKDAFGPVVRKKLSQFDCEIIGSTIVPDNIETITAAIEDFINKGAEMVICTGGMSVDPDDSTPAAIKNTGAQIVTYGAPVLPGAMFLISYKGDIPILGLPGCVMYAKTTIFDLVLPRIFAGEKIKKEDVVILGHGGLCLECNVCTYPHCSFGKGC is encoded by the coding sequence ATGAAAAAAATACCTACAAAAGAAGCTGTAGGCAGCATTCTATGTCACGATATTACTCAAATCATCCCAGGGAAGATTAAAGGCAGAGCTTTTGAGAAAGGCCATATTATTACCGAAGAAGACATCCCTGTTTTACTATCCTTAGGAAAGGATAACCTCTATGTATGGGAAAAAAAAGAAGGTTACTTACATGAAAATGAAGCTGCAGAAAGACTTAAAAATCTGTCAGCTGGTGAAGGTTTAACCTTTTCAGAAGTAAATGAAGGTAAAATTAATTTTATTTCGGATAAAGATGGAATTTTAAAAATAGATATAGATCTTCTCACTCAATTAAATTCCATAGATGAAATTATGTTAGCTACAATACATAATAATACGCCTGTTAAAAAAGGTGATAAAGTAGCTGGTACTAGAGTAATTCCATTAGTTATTGATGAGAAAAAAATTTTAGAAGCTGAACATTTATCTGAAGGCAGAAAAATTGTAAGTGTAAAGCCTTATAAAAAATTTAAAGCTGCTATAGTTACTACAGGTAATGAAGTATATTATGAAAGAATAAAAGATGCTTTTGGACCTGTAGTTAGAAAAAAGTTATCACAATTTGATTGTGAGATAATCGGCAGCACTATAGTACCAGATAATATTGAAACAATAACTGCTGCTATAGAGGATTTTATAAATAAAGGTGCAGAAATGGTTATATGCACTGGTGGTATGTCTGTTGATCCTGATGATTCAACACCTGCTGCTATTAAAAATACAGGAGCACAAATAGTAACTTATGGAGCTCCAGTGCTTCCTGGTGCTATGTTCTTAATTTCATATAAAGGTGATATTCCTATTTTAGGGTTGCCAGGTTGTGTTATGTATGCCAAAACAACTATATTTGATTTAGTACTTCCTAGAATATTTGCTGGTGAAAAAATAAAGAAAGAAGATGTAGTCATTCTTGGTCATGGAGGACTTTGCTTAGAATGCAATGTATGTACTTATCCTCACTGTAGTTTTGGAAAGGGGTGTTAA
- a CDS encoding SH3 domain-containing protein, producing MKIFKSKLLVTLFLATSIIAPTQSVNAASQQSITRSESEQRALNIINLTWNYSADKNGTLPANYTSSVTQPSQFKDATTITATGIPYNWGGQDSLDSNSYGSPWLNFLDAVNKGAFTGNVNTDGGYGYISGTAGIDCSGFVQATFNIKDSKLSTSSIFDTYFTKINLNDIKHMDILDKPYDHVVIFDKWGTLNGVNGAFTYESTPDQTYGGIQGTKKYFISMNEINKGYIAGRYVNIVEDSSSTSNIPHPVNAGIFAKITNVTTAANFRSKASTDSYIIGTIPRDTILYLIDYSAGWYQISYNGQTGWVWGNLITSIPSGKYVAINKAYQLNIRNNPSVSADIVGYLSQNQYAEVIDYSSDGKWLKIRINGIEGYASGAYLRYIY from the coding sequence ATGAAGATATTTAAATCTAAGTTATTAGTCACTCTATTTCTAGCTACTTCTATAATTGCTCCTACTCAAAGCGTAAATGCTGCTTCTCAACAATCTATAACTAGGAGTGAATCAGAACAAAGAGCGTTAAATATAATTAATTTAACTTGGAATTACTCTGCTGATAAAAACGGAACTTTGCCTGCTAATTATACCTCAAGTGTTACACAACCTAGTCAATTTAAAGATGCAACAACAATTACAGCTACTGGTATTCCCTACAACTGGGGTGGACAAGATTCTCTTGACTCAAATTCCTATGGCTCACCTTGGCTAAACTTTTTAGATGCTGTGAATAAAGGTGCCTTTACCGGAAACGTTAACACCGATGGTGGTTATGGATATATTTCAGGTACTGCTGGTATAGATTGTTCTGGTTTTGTACAAGCTACCTTTAATATAAAAGACTCTAAGTTGTCAACTTCATCTATTTTTGATACTTATTTTACTAAAATCAATCTAAACGATATTAAACATATGGATATACTCGATAAACCTTATGATCATGTAGTTATTTTTGATAAATGGGGTACTTTAAATGGAGTTAATGGCGCTTTTACTTACGAATCCACACCAGATCAAACTTATGGTGGCATACAAGGTACTAAAAAATATTTTATAAGTATGAATGAAATTAATAAAGGGTATATTGCAGGAAGGTATGTAAATATAGTTGAAGATTCTTCTAGCACTAGTAATATTCCTCATCCGGTAAATGCTGGTATATTTGCTAAAATAACAAATGTAACTACTGCAGCAAATTTTAGATCTAAAGCCTCTACAGATTCATATATTATTGGTACTATACCTCGAGACACTATCCTATATTTAATTGATTATTCAGCAGGTTGGTATCAAATAAGTTACAATGGACAAACCGGTTGGGTATGGGGTAACCTAATCACCTCTATTCCAAGTGGTAAATATGTTGCTATAAATAAAGCTTATCAGCTAAATATAAGAAATAATCCATCAGTCTCAGCTGATATAGTTGGTTATCTAAGTCAAAATCAATATGCTGAAGTAATTGACTACTCAAGTGATGGCAAATGGTTAAAAATTCGTATAAATGGAATTGAAGGCTATGCTTCTGGTGCTTATTTAAGATATATATACTAA
- a CDS encoding small, acid-soluble spore protein, alpha/beta type: MSKKPLVPSSEGKLDKFKVEVAKDMALENVMNRKQFGNNKNSGNIGGEMVKRMVKAAEENMSDNKK; this comes from the coding sequence ATGTCAAAAAAACCATTAGTACCATCGTCAGAAGGAAAGCTTGATAAATTTAAAGTAGAAGTAGCAAAAGATATGGCATTAGAAAATGTTATGAATAGAAAACAATTTGGTAATAATAAAAATTCAGGTAATATAGGTGGAGAAATGGTAAAAAGAATGGTTAAAGCAGCAGAAGAAAATATGTCAGATAATAAAAAGTAA